Within Planktothrix serta PCC 8927, the genomic segment CCTAGATGCTATTTACACTACCGTTCACTATCAAGAACTATTTGAAGGGGGTGCATTAGCAGAAGAAGTTAATCAGTTCCTCGCCGACTATCAATTTGACTGTGTAGCAGAGGGAAGTCCCTACCATCCTGCTTGGGGAGAAGCGTTCTATGTCCGTCAAACTGTTAGGACTGAGGATGGGGTGCATCCGGTTAAACCCCTATCCCAAACCTCCCAACTGCTTCAAGAAACCCAACAACAGTTAGAAACTCTCCAGTCTCAGTACCAAGATGTTTTGGTAACGTTAGAAGAAACCCAAGTTCAACTGCACGCGAGTAGAGGAAATTTAACTGAGTTAGAATCTCAACGAGATCAAATATTAGCAGAATTAGAACAATCTCAATCTCAACAACAACAATTACAAACCCAGTTAGAACAAACCCAGAAAGAATCTGATCAGTCTCGTTCAGAACTCCATGAAGTTCGAGAAGAATTAGAATTAACTCAATTTCAACTGGATGAAGTGCAGGTCGAGTTAGAACAATATGTTTCCCAGTTTCATCAACAGAAAGAAGAAATCACCCAATTAAAAACGGAACTTGAACAAGCTAAAACTCAATTAACTCAAGTTCAACACCAACCCGAACTCACCGTGAGTAAAAAAGCTAAATCGGATAATGCAGTCCTAGTTAAATTATTAGCAAAAGTTCTAGCAGAAACCATTGAAGATTAGCGAGGATATATTGTGACAGCAACCGCCAAAGAGTTTGGTTTAGGCTATATTTCTGCGGTGAAACTTAATTCTCAAGGCACTCCTCTAGGTGACACCAAACAAAAACCCGCTAACTCCTGCAAGGAGGACGGAAAGCCAAAAATTCACAGGTTGACCCCAAAGCCACAGGTTTAGGCTATTGAGGAGAACATGGGTTAATCCTACACATAACCCGGCTAAAATACCTGCCTTAAGAGATTCTAACCGTTCAGTTGCCGTAAAATTTGAGGAGGAGTTCAGATTCATGCGATCGCTCCGTTTCAAGTTATGATCGATAGTGCAGTTATTTTGCAGCGTTTTTAATACATTACTATGGATA encodes:
- a CDS encoding FkbM family methyltransferase produces the protein MKLDFFNLCQQHNITPRGIILIGAYDGKTVKRLNLPNTVKTLLIDANQGAVKRLQENFADSPHIQVVQAAIANHNDTVTLHLTSLESSSSILPWKQYSEIYPNIKEIQQLTLSSRTLDTLLEELNLSPSDFNILILDIQGAELLALEGATQLLNTLDAIYTTVHYQELFEGGALAEEVNQFLADYQFDCVAEGSPYHPAWGEAFYVRQTVRTEDGVHPVKPLSQTSQLLQETQQQLETLQSQYQDVLVTLEETQVQLHASRGNLTELESQRDQILAELEQSQSQQQQLQTQLEQTQKESDQSRSELHEVREELELTQFQLDEVQVELEQYVSQFHQQKEEITQLKTELEQAKTQLTQVQHQPELTVSKKAKSDNAVLVKLLAKVLAETIED